The nucleotide sequence TCCGCAACAGTGCTCCAAAGGCGTGAAGTGAGGCAGAGACTTCTGCAGCATTTCCAGAGCTGGTTAGGATCTGGGCCAGGTGGGAGCCAAAGTTCTTCTCGAACACCTTAATCTGCGCCTTGGGATTATTGCTCGCCAGGGAGCCCAACACCCGCATGGCAGAGACCCTTAGGGAGGTGTTTGTATCGTTGACCACAATGGGCAGGAGCACGTCGTCCAGTCCCCCATTATCGATAAACATCAGGGCATTGTCGATCTGGTGCAGCAGGTACTCCAGGTTCTCCAGGCAGTCCAGCTTGGAGCGCATCTCTGACTCCAGCGGCGTCTTGCTGAAGTTCCGATACTGATCGATCAGCTGGACAATCAGCTCTCCGTCTGTGCGAAAGTTCTTCTGGAACTCCTTGTAGGCCTTGCGCAGCTCCGCGTAGCTCTTCTTCTGCTCCTTGACCCGACGCAGGGACTCCTCGATGATGTCCGGCTTGTAGTCTAGGGCCAGGGGTTCGTTGTCATCCTGATCCTTCTGGTCTCCCGGTTGACTCTGTAGAGCAGTGCCACGTTCGCTTTCGTCCAATAGTTTGGCTTCCTTGAGTCCGTTCTGCATGTTGATGCGCACGTGGAGACCCTTGGGAATGGCTTGACCTGAAAATGAGGATTCCCCACTTAGTACACGTCATCGGAGAGTTCAAACGGCTAGCCCTTACCTTCCGCAATCACCTGCCATTCCTTGGTGGCCACGAATTCACTTGTTTTGTTGTCCGTTTCCGCTGCCGCCGCCACTTGCAGGCTTCCCAGGATCAGGACACTGGCCAGGAGGCAAACTATCCGCTTTCCACTCATGCTGATTCACCTGCCTTGTCTCCAGAATGGGTCCAAATTGTATTTCACCGGGTTATAAATAAGTTTCGTGAGGGTTTTGAAATTAGAGGTGGAGAAACATCGATGTTAACATGTCATCGAAGTTTTTAAGACATCAGTAATCGATGTTTGGCACGCCAAACATGGTGTGCCCGTTGGCTGCTCTAATAATTATACCACATCTTTGGAAGAGTTCCGAATGGAACCAGTCAATAACGGttacaatttaatttcaaatttaaacatactttttttataaaagGAAATTTCCTCAGCATGTTTTCTCTATGAAGCCctctaattttaaaattataaagatTAAAAAGACTACTGTAATTCTTACTTTTACATGTAAAAAATGCCAATATTTTTACTTTCGTCCACGAGGGCTGTATAAATTACCAATTTGAAGACAAAATAATAGTATATTTACGCTTGCCCGCAATGTATCAGACAAATTGGAAAAAGAAATACTAAAATATCTTAGTAGgtcatttaaaataaaaatcacaaataattattatttacggTCCGTGGAACTTTCTAGTctatgaatttaaaaaatacagaTGGAAAAATTTATTGGTTGGTAGCTATTAATAACTGTCATCATAAATCTATTCAGATAGGCGTTagttattaaaaacaagaTCTAGCTTGCACtattataaaaatgaaaaggaattggaaaacaaaaaaaattaatgcCATTCAGACCAGAATTCCAGAAAAATTCCCAAAATCATCATGATTTcctaaacaaataaaacgtaACATCATTCACAAGCTTTCCACGACTCACAAAGTGGATGGACTAGTTATGTACtattcatttaaataaaaagccGAATCATGTTTACACCAGATGAATCAGATTCAAACACAACTAAATCGAagatgcaaatttattcataGGGCAGCCCGGCGTAATAAAATAAACGCGTGTTCACATATATTAACAACTTTTTTAGACCGCAGTAATCCCGGTGTCTACGACAGCGTCTAGGAATTGGCTAAGCAAACAATGCAAAGTGCCCAGCTAAGGTATGTGGACTCACCTGGCGCCAATTGGATgggtaaataaacaaaatgcCGGTTTCATGCCAATCGCATAATATAGTATATAAAGCAATCACACCGCATATGCTAATTGCCGATGACGAACGCCAGAAGCCTTTAACTACAATTtggcaaattaaatttaaatacactCCGGCCAGCTCCAAACGCCGCCTGTCAGAATAGTTTGAAAGTGAAGCCAATAAAGCCGGGGGGCAACTTTTAGCCGGTGAATCCATTAAGAGTGCCGTTGGAACCAGTTTCGAACCATGTCGTCTTAAATTCTCGATGATGTCTAATTATGTACGAAATTGAGCCGTTGCCCAAAAAGATTAATCTTTGAATGGGGCAGAACGGAAATTCTTTGAGTTTTCTATGGCTATTAGCCTTGGGATGCAACATTCTTCTCTGAAAAGTAATGAAAATAAACATTATAACATGAATACTTTAATACTAACCCTGGGATgtaattcatttaatttaaaaatgatatttaGATCCAAGTAGTATTTGCTATTTTTCAAGTGAGTGTCAAGAATCCTTTCCCCTGACCTATGCTAATGACTTCATTAACATTCTATTCAAACCTGCTTGACCATTTAGCACATGTTATTCAAACTCACTTTGGAAATCCCAAAGGTTCTAAATCCCAAGTGCTGATCTCAAAGCAAACACGAGATGGTTAATATAATCGCTGATAAGTACGAATAATCATTTGCACATCACTTTAAGTGCGAACAAAGCGCAGATTCCATTTCACAGAGTTTAGATCTATAAAAAGTACACAAAAACCGAAATAGTCTGAATTATAATGCATTATTGTAGGAAAAGGAGAATTATATTATAGACTTATAGCTCGAAAACTTGATGGCGGGTCgaacattaaaatttatagaatcacttttaatttttcgcTGCCTTTTTGTGCCAAGCCATTGTTattgtttattgttatttGTTGATATTCTGGCGAAACCAGGCACATgctaataatattaattaataatattgttGCTGCCAATTCTGGCTAGGGGTGGCTACTATAATGATGATGATCATAATGAGTAGGAGAAGCCAAAACACAGAACGAAAGAGATATacgaataaataaaaatagccACCAATCAGGcgggcagcaacaacaacaagggCCAAGACAAGTCAGGAATGAATAAACTATGAAGTGTACTGGTTGTCGGCCACTTCGCTCCGTCGTTCTGGCCGATCAGAAATTTTATAAATGCCGCCGTCAGTCCAGAGCCAATTTACAGTTTGCCATTGAACCTGGTCGGGCGTTCGCCTAACTATCGAACGGGTGAATTTCGTAGTGCCTCTTAGAGATCGATCCAAAATGATGCTGCTGCTCCAACTGGGCTCCGTGGCCCTGCTTTTCTGTTTGGCCAGTGCTGCCACCAATTTCCGTGAGTCCTTTTGCTGGGCCTAGTCCCCTTCGTGACCCGTGCTAATCCGGGCTTATCCTTACAGCTCCTGAGCTGCCCCGCTGTCGGATGGGCGACACCAGCTGCATCATCAACGTATCCCACATGCTCATCAGTCAGTACGCAAGGACTGGCTACCCGGCGGCTGGGTTCCCCCAGGTGGAACCCTTCCTGATCAAGCGCTTCGACATCTCCGACGGACGCACTGGCTCCCTGAACCTCAAGCTCAACTTTAAGGATGTGAACGTGGAGGGCCTGTCGGGAGTGAAGTTCGATAGAGCTGTGtaagtattaaaaaaataaaaatatcagATATCCAGTTTCTCATTTGTAATAAATAATAgtaatttacttatttatcAATGCAAAGTTTAACTGATTTTTGAACTAAAAACCAAGCTTCATTTTTATAGATAGGGATCCTATTAAGTTGTATTATTCTTactttaagaaatatattctttatttatatacTATTATACTTACTTGACCCATCCTCCCTTGAAATTCTTCTAGTGGCTTTGGCGCAGATCCTGCCACCAGCAAGTTTGAGATGTACGGATCCTTCCCCAAGATCGTTCTGAAGGGCAAGTACGTGGCGGATGGACGCATCCTGATCCTGCCCATTCGCGGTGATGGCGATGCCGAGATCATCCTGCATAATCCCAAGTTCTCGGTGAAGTTCAAGCCGGGCACCCAGTTGCGCAATGGACGCAATTTCCTAAGCGTGGACAAGCTCAAGGTGCTTGTGGAGCCACAAAAGTAAGTGAAATGGGGATTACTATCCATTCAAGTTCAGCTATAAATGTTCTTTGTTTCCTACCAGGATGAATATCCGACTGGACAACCTCTTCAACGGCGACCAGGCCTTGGGAGCCAACCTGAACCAGTTCCTCAACGACAACTGGACGGAGG is from Drosophila suzukii chromosome 3, CBGP_Dsuzu_IsoJpt1.0, whole genome shotgun sequence and encodes:
- the Sil1 gene encoding nucleotide exchange factor Sil1 — protein: MSGKRIVCLLASVLILGSLQVAAAAETDNKTSEFVATKEWQVIAEGQAIPKGLHVRINMQNGLKEAKLLDESERGTALQSQPGDQKDQDDNEPLALDYKPDIIEESLRRVKEQKKSYAELRKAYKEFQKNFRTDGELIVQLIDQYRNFSKTPLESEMRSKLDCLENLEYLLHQIDNALMFIDNGGLDDVLLPIVVNDTNTSLRVSAMRVLGSLASNNPKAQIKVFEKNFGSHLAQILTSSGNAAEVSASLHAFGALLRKFPLAQQRVLSTSGTQALIKVLQSPDVELRSKAKVVTLISDLVLEKRSVLEASKDAPEAVSTMAQYVLLEFEPWLQTQGYCAAVDSVLTKDFLHLLEQPEVVEQFATALETTEDLCITSWSQSSGLRHALLTVRNRYANTKDEYRLEVSQILAKLCERLFNKPKHTEL
- the Jhbp7 gene encoding protein takeout, translating into MMLLLQLGSVALLFCLASAATNFPPELPRCRMGDTSCIINVSHMLISQYARTGYPAAGFPQVEPFLIKRFDISDGRTGSLNLKLNFKDVNVEGLSGVKFDRAVGFGADPATSKFEMYGSFPKIVLKGKYVADGRILILPIRGDGDAEIILHNPKFSVKFKPGTQLRNGRNFLSVDKLKVLVEPQKMNIRLDNLFNGDQALGANLNQFLNDNWTEVWNELHPSIHVAIAEIMKSILTQLFKRFAYEDLFLEN